The following coding sequences are from one Gimesia sp. window:
- a CDS encoding Gfo/Idh/MocA family oxidoreductase encodes MPHVNRRTFMGASLASMSLASLSQAAVSENEKVNVALVGCGGRGRGLGSWFAKLPESNLVAVCDPDQSRSGQMAEQAEKAGAKRPRQVEDFRSLLEGDEIDAIVIATPDHWHTPAAIMACQAGKDVYVEKPCSHNIHEGRQLVNAARKYKRVVQHGTNLRATPVYQKAWKQIQDGAIGKVMMIKAINNQRRALYPPRPDEAVPEGVNYDLWLGPAQKRPFNRNCFHTSWHWNWDFGTGDIGNDGVHQIDIGRWVLNLKAPNAVSCSGAKLGSKGDAQETPDTMVVTWEYDDLLYVYEQRDFTPYRMQAHRHDNDNIIYGDKGFMMVDRSGYRIFYKHERGPAFEQKWQDTGAHYQNFLDCVKSRKSQELLAEIEEGHYSAMLSHLGNIAYRTGRRLVFDPKTETFPEDKDANQYLTRTYRDGYELPQV; translated from the coding sequence ATGCCCCACGTCAATCGTCGCACATTCATGGGTGCTTCCCTGGCTTCAATGAGCCTGGCCTCTCTGAGTCAGGCTGCTGTCTCCGAGAATGAAAAGGTGAATGTTGCCCTGGTGGGATGTGGTGGTCGCGGACGTGGGTTGGGAAGCTGGTTTGCAAAACTCCCCGAGAGCAATCTGGTCGCTGTCTGTGATCCCGATCAGAGTCGAAGTGGTCAGATGGCAGAGCAGGCTGAAAAAGCCGGTGCAAAACGACCGCGTCAGGTGGAAGACTTCCGCAGCCTGCTGGAGGGAGACGAGATCGATGCGATCGTGATTGCGACTCCTGACCACTGGCACACACCCGCGGCGATCATGGCCTGCCAGGCCGGTAAAGACGTGTATGTCGAAAAGCCCTGTTCGCACAACATTCACGAGGGTCGCCAACTGGTCAATGCCGCCCGTAAATACAAGCGTGTGGTGCAGCACGGAACGAATCTACGGGCGACTCCCGTCTATCAGAAAGCGTGGAAGCAGATCCAGGACGGTGCCATCGGGAAGGTCATGATGATCAAGGCGATCAACAATCAGCGTCGGGCCCTGTATCCGCCACGTCCCGATGAAGCGGTTCCTGAAGGTGTGAATTATGATCTGTGGCTGGGTCCGGCCCAGAAGCGGCCCTTCAATCGCAATTGTTTTCATACGTCCTGGCACTGGAACTGGGATTTCGGCACCGGGGACATTGGCAATGACGGAGTGCATCAGATCGACATTGGTCGCTGGGTGTTGAATCTCAAGGCACCGAATGCGGTTTCCTGCAGTGGTGCGAAGCTGGGTTCCAAAGGGGATGCCCAGGAAACTCCCGACACGATGGTGGTTACCTGGGAGTATGACGATCTGCTCTACGTCTATGAGCAGCGCGACTTCACCCCCTACCGGATGCAGGCTCATCGCCACGATAACGATAACATCATTTACGGCGACAAAGGGTTCATGATGGTTGATCGTTCCGGGTATCGGATCTTCTACAAGCATGAACGCGGCCCGGCTTTCGAACAGAAATGGCAGGACACGGGAGCTCATTACCAGAACTTCCTTGACTGTGTCAAAAGCCGCAAATCGCAGGAACTGCTGGCGGAGATTGAGGAAGGTCACTATTCAGCGATGCTCAGCCACCTGGGGAATATCGCATACCGCACCGGACGCCGGCTGGTCTTCGATCCGAAAACGGAGACCTTCCCGGAAGACAAAGACGCCAATCAGTATTTGACGAGAACTTATCGTGACGGCTACGAACTGCCGCAGGTATGA
- a CDS encoding PQQ-binding-like beta-propeller repeat protein encodes MSRTLLVCLTLLLCPSAILSAADLPQFQASDWPWWRGLHRNGVASASQNPPVKWSATENVIWKSAVPGRGYGSPTVYNNQVFLASADTEQETQFVLCYDRQTGKKLWKMDVFKGGLSTKGNKKSTHASSTVACDGERVFINFINNGAAYTTALSLDGKQLWQTKITDYIIHQGYGSSPAIYGPLVIVSADNKGGGAIAGLNRTDGKIVWKNERPKTPNYPSPIILNVAGKEQLLMTGCNLVTGMNPLTGKILWEIDGATTECVTSTVSNGELILTSGGYPKNHMSAVKADGSGEVVWENSTRVYVPSMLVKDDYIYSVTDNGVAICWDIKTGKERWKGRLGGTFSSSPVMVGTRIYVTNEAGETYIFRANPDKFVMISENKLGTEVFATPTIVDSRIFMRVTEEVDGKRQEMLYCLGSK; translated from the coding sequence ATGTCTCGAACTCTGCTGGTCTGTCTGACACTGTTGTTATGTCCGTCTGCGATTCTCTCCGCCGCTGATCTGCCCCAGTTTCAAGCCAGCGACTGGCCCTGGTGGCGTGGCCTGCACCGCAATGGCGTTGCCAGCGCCAGCCAGAATCCACCGGTGAAATGGAGCGCCACGGAAAACGTAATCTGGAAATCAGCCGTCCCCGGCAGAGGCTATGGTTCACCTACCGTCTATAACAATCAGGTCTTCCTCGCCTCGGCTGATACCGAACAGGAAACGCAATTCGTCCTCTGCTATGATCGCCAGACTGGCAAAAAACTCTGGAAGATGGACGTCTTCAAAGGGGGCCTCAGTACCAAGGGAAATAAGAAATCAACACATGCCTCCTCGACCGTCGCCTGTGACGGCGAGCGGGTCTTCATTAACTTCATCAACAACGGCGCCGCTTACACCACGGCGCTCTCCTTGGATGGCAAACAGCTCTGGCAGACGAAGATCACCGATTACATCATTCACCAGGGCTACGGTTCCTCTCCCGCGATTTACGGACCGCTGGTAATTGTCTCTGCCGACAACAAAGGTGGCGGTGCGATCGCCGGCCTGAACCGTACCGATGGTAAAATCGTCTGGAAAAATGAACGCCCCAAAACACCGAACTACCCTTCGCCGATCATCCTGAATGTCGCCGGTAAAGAGCAACTGCTGATGACCGGCTGCAACCTCGTCACCGGCATGAATCCATTGACCGGGAAGATCCTCTGGGAAATCGACGGGGCGACCACCGAATGTGTCACCTCAACTGTTTCCAATGGCGAACTCATTCTCACCAGCGGCGGTTATCCCAAAAATCACATGTCCGCCGTCAAAGCCGATGGCTCCGGCGAAGTCGTCTGGGAAAACAGCACTCGTGTCTACGTTCCCTCCATGCTTGTGAAAGACGATTATATCTATTCCGTAACCGACAACGGCGTCGCGATCTGCTGGGATATCAAAACCGGCAAAGAACGCTGGAAAGGCCGTCTGGGCGGAACATTCAGTTCCTCACCCGTCATGGTCGGCACGCGAATCTATGTAACCAACGAAGCCGGTGAGACCTATATCTTCCGGGCCAACCCCGATAAGTTCGTCATGATCTCCGAAAATAAACTCGGCACCGAAGTCTTCGCGACTCCCACCATCGTCGACAGTCGCATTTTTATGCGGGTGACTGAAGAAGTTGATGGCAAACGACAGGAAATGCTCTACTGCCTCGGCAGTAAGTAA
- a CDS encoding sialidase family protein — MRIFSPALWLLMLCCSVSSVQAGDPKLPEQDSPDFQIQLSRATKGYDGKTCWVHARAGAIPVDAPGNPHKLPIVVMTMQKLLLTGSDVFYALNSMRTDNLGQTWQGPFEQKNLGRHNLADGGEVVVSDFWPQWHAKSKTLLGIGHTVRYYNNRIDHKKNIRVSSYATYDPVKNVWSDWQSLKLPEGPEFASSGAGSVQRYDLPNGDILLPVYYRRPEKKRSDVMVLRCRFDGKTLKYIEHGNELSIDVKRGYAEPSITKFGDWFYLTLRNDDAAYVTRSKDGLHFEPPRKWTFEDGTDLGSYNTQAHWVTHSGGLYLVYTRRGANNDHVIRHRAPLFIGRVNPEKMAVIRDSECILVPERGARLGNFGVVDVNENETWVIVTEWMQRFGPDYVMPIDNKYGADNSVYVSKILWKKPNRLMEK; from the coding sequence ATGCGAATCTTCTCCCCTGCTCTCTGGCTGCTGATGCTCTGCTGCTCTGTCTCGTCGGTTCAGGCGGGAGATCCGAAACTTCCCGAGCAGGATTCGCCGGACTTTCAGATTCAACTGAGCAGAGCCACCAAAGGGTATGACGGAAAGACCTGCTGGGTGCATGCGCGGGCCGGTGCGATTCCCGTTGACGCACCGGGGAACCCGCATAAACTTCCGATCGTTGTCATGACGATGCAGAAGCTGCTGCTGACCGGAAGCGATGTCTTCTACGCGTTGAATTCCATGCGAACCGATAATCTGGGTCAAACCTGGCAGGGGCCGTTCGAACAGAAGAACCTGGGGCGACACAATCTGGCCGATGGAGGCGAGGTCGTCGTCTCCGACTTCTGGCCACAGTGGCATGCAAAATCAAAGACACTGCTGGGCATCGGTCACACGGTCCGTTATTACAATAACCGCATTGATCACAAGAAAAATATCCGCGTGTCTTCATATGCGACTTATGATCCTGTCAAAAATGTCTGGTCGGACTGGCAGTCCCTCAAACTTCCGGAGGGCCCTGAGTTTGCCAGCAGCGGTGCCGGTTCGGTTCAGCGATATGATCTCCCCAATGGCGATATCCTGCTGCCGGTCTATTATCGACGACCAGAGAAGAAGCGTTCGGACGTGATGGTGCTCCGCTGTCGCTTTGATGGTAAGACACTGAAATACATTGAACATGGAAACGAGCTCTCGATTGATGTCAAACGGGGCTATGCAGAACCTTCGATCACGAAATTTGGAGACTGGTTTTACCTGACGCTTCGCAATGATGACGCCGCTTATGTCACCCGCAGCAAGGATGGACTGCATTTCGAACCGCCGCGGAAATGGACGTTTGAAGATGGTACTGACCTGGGCAGTTATAACACGCAGGCGCACTGGGTGACGCACTCTGGTGGTCTGTACCTGGTCTACACAAGGCGCGGCGCGAACAACGACCATGTGATACGTCATCGGGCTCCGCTATTCATTGGACGCGTTAATCCGGAGAAGATGGCCGTCATTCGTGACTCGGAGTGTATCCTGGTTCCCGAGCGGGGGGCCCGCCTGGGTAATTTTGGCGTAGTCGATGTGAATGAAAATGAGACCTGGGTGATTGTCACCGAATGGATGCAACGCTTCGGTCCCGATTATGTCATGCCCATCGACAACAAGTACGGCGCTGACAACAGTGTTTACGTTTCGAAGATTCTGTGGAAGAAGCCGAACCGGTTGATGGAGAAATGA
- a CDS encoding twin-arginine translocation signal domain-containing protein: protein MSASNQTRRDFLKTTAAGTTAALFGAPAIHADSKTDSRIVLGTGDYQYEVTHDWARLPSKFTWQTTHNVAIDKDGFVYVIHEGRADQKDHPSIFVFDPKGKFVRAFGNQFQGGGHGLEVRQEGKEQFLYVTGYQHLKTFAKLDLKGETVWQKYAPMVSGFYASGEATRPEKVWGRDRFLPTNFAFHPDGGFFLADGYGAYQIHRFSKDDKWLSAFGGQGKEDGKFNLPHGLWIDNRPGREASVVVADRANARLQWFTLDGKHLETMTGFILPANLDTYKDLLLVPDLASRITLLDGKNKVITHLGQDPDWAKAMKSAKPRMRETPEKWQAGRFVHPHDACFDQEGNIFVAEWVATGRISKLKHLG, encoded by the coding sequence ATGTCAGCTTCAAATCAGACGCGTCGCGACTTTCTTAAAACCACCGCAGCCGGAACAACGGCTGCTTTGTTCGGAGCCCCAGCGATTCACGCCGATTCCAAAACGGATTCGCGGATCGTACTTGGTACGGGCGATTACCAATATGAGGTGACCCACGACTGGGCCAGGCTCCCTTCGAAATTCACCTGGCAGACCACACATAACGTGGCCATCGATAAGGACGGCTTCGTTTACGTGATCCATGAAGGACGGGCGGACCAGAAAGATCATCCTTCCATCTTCGTGTTTGACCCCAAAGGGAAATTTGTGCGTGCGTTCGGCAACCAGTTCCAGGGGGGCGGGCATGGACTGGAAGTCCGTCAGGAGGGGAAGGAACAGTTTCTGTACGTGACCGGGTATCAACATCTGAAAACTTTTGCCAAGCTCGATCTCAAGGGGGAAACGGTCTGGCAGAAATACGCACCGATGGTGTCGGGCTTCTATGCTTCCGGGGAAGCAACGCGTCCTGAGAAGGTCTGGGGCCGGGACCGATTCCTGCCGACCAACTTTGCCTTCCATCCGGACGGGGGCTTCTTCCTGGCCGACGGTTACGGGGCGTACCAGATTCATCGCTTCAGTAAAGACGATAAATGGCTGTCCGCATTTGGGGGACAGGGGAAAGAGGACGGAAAGTTCAATCTGCCCCACGGTCTGTGGATCGACAATCGGCCGGGCCGCGAGGCTTCCGTGGTCGTTGCGGATCGGGCGAATGCTCGTCTGCAATGGTTCACGCTGGATGGCAAGCACCTGGAAACGATGACCGGCTTCATTCTGCCTGCGAATCTCGATACTTATAAAGATCTGCTGCTGGTTCCTGACCTGGCGTCGCGCATTACATTGCTGGACGGTAAGAACAAGGTGATCACACACCTGGGACAGGATCCGGACTGGGCCAAAGCGATGAAGAGTGCCAAGCCACGGATGCGGGAGACTCCCGAAAAATGGCAGGCAGGTCGCTTCGTGCATCCGCATGATGCCTGTTTTGACCAGGAAGGCAACATCTTCGTTGCAGAATGGGTGGCCACGGGCCGGATCAGTAAACTGAAACACCTTGGATAG
- a CDS encoding sulfatase, producing MKFPRTLPLLCLLFLLAHNTAVSAAEQKMNVLFIISDDLTATALSCYGNQVCQTPNIDRIAAKGTRFTHAYCQATYCGPSRASFMSGYYPHATKAFGYVSPRSYIGEKPTWAQLFKNNGYYSARVSKIYHMGVPGDIEKGNDGTDDPASWTERFNSQGPEWAAPGDGETLENNPDGKKPAVGGNTFVVVEADGDDLVHSDGKTARKAVELIQQHKDEPFFLGVGFVRPHVPFVAPRTYFPPYKPYSKHVLPEKVPGDWDDIPKLGINYKTSKGMQMDIRRQKKAVGGYLASVAYMDRQVGKVLDALEQAGIADRTIVIFTSDHGYHLGEHDFWAKVSLHEESAAVPLIISVPGKSPTVCNSLAELLDLYPTISSLCGLQVPAGIQGKNLAPLLDDPTLSVREAAFSVDPRNKGNRGFLLRDDRWAYIQYREDASGGIELFDMENDPKQYTNLAEKPGYEKVVAQFKQRMTEKLKAVRTNDLGHSYD from the coding sequence ATGAAATTCCCCCGCACACTGCCTCTGCTCTGTCTCTTATTTCTGCTGGCACACAATACTGCAGTTTCTGCAGCCGAGCAGAAGATGAATGTGCTGTTTATCATCTCCGACGACCTGACTGCGACGGCACTCTCCTGTTACGGGAATCAGGTCTGCCAGACACCGAACATCGACCGCATCGCTGCTAAAGGAACACGCTTCACCCACGCCTACTGTCAGGCGACCTACTGCGGCCCCTCGCGGGCGTCTTTCATGTCCGGCTATTATCCCCATGCGACCAAAGCCTTCGGGTATGTCAGTCCGCGGTCCTACATTGGCGAGAAACCAACCTGGGCACAGCTCTTCAAGAACAACGGCTACTACTCAGCGCGTGTCAGCAAGATTTATCACATGGGAGTCCCCGGAGACATTGAAAAGGGGAATGACGGCACCGACGATCCGGCTTCCTGGACCGAACGTTTTAACAGCCAGGGGCCCGAGTGGGCTGCTCCCGGGGATGGAGAGACACTCGAGAATAACCCGGATGGCAAAAAGCCAGCCGTGGGAGGTAATACCTTTGTGGTTGTGGAAGCGGACGGAGATGACCTCGTGCATTCCGACGGAAAAACCGCCCGCAAGGCTGTCGAACTGATCCAGCAGCACAAAGACGAACCGTTTTTCCTCGGGGTCGGCTTTGTTCGCCCCCACGTCCCCTTTGTCGCGCCCCGGACGTACTTCCCGCCTTACAAGCCTTACAGCAAACATGTCCTGCCGGAAAAAGTACCCGGTGACTGGGATGACATTCCCAAACTGGGGATCAATTATAAAACCAGCAAAGGCATGCAGATGGATATCCGGCGACAGAAAAAGGCGGTCGGCGGTTACCTCGCCTCAGTTGCATACATGGATCGTCAGGTCGGGAAAGTCCTCGATGCCCTGGAGCAGGCAGGGATTGCAGACCGGACCATTGTGATCTTCACCAGCGATCACGGTTACCATCTGGGAGAACACGATTTCTGGGCGAAGGTCAGCCTGCATGAGGAGTCTGCTGCCGTACCATTGATTATCAGTGTCCCCGGTAAATCACCCACCGTCTGTAATTCACTCGCCGAACTGCTCGACCTCTATCCAACGATCAGCAGTCTATGTGGTCTGCAGGTACCTGCAGGCATTCAGGGCAAAAATCTGGCTCCGCTTCTGGATGACCCCACACTGAGTGTCCGCGAAGCTGCCTTCAGTGTTGATCCACGCAATAAAGGCAATCGCGGCTTTCTGCTCCGCGATGATCGCTGGGCTTATATTCAATACCGGGAAGACGCTTCGGGAGGCATCGAACTGTTCGATATGGAAAACGATCCCAAACAGTACACGAACCTGGCCGAAAAACCGGGTTATGAAAAGGTTGTGGCCCAGTTCAAACAACGGATGACTGAGAAGCTCAAGGCAGTCCGCACGAATGATCTGGGACACAGTTACGACTGA
- a CDS encoding arylsulfatase — MVHPRSLRYLTVCLSLLALLFTAGAVEAAKRPNIILIMCDDMGFSDIGCYGGEVDTPHLNQLAREGMRFTQFYNNAKCTTTRASILTGLYPRFGKGGHLRQNMVTLGEAMKVAGYQTGLSGKWHLMKTKGYAKSKVPGGWLDRYDKTTHPYFRGFDSYYGVLDGCCNFFDPTIPDPPYKKAGIRSFGQDDKAVTEFKDGYYTTDAFTDHTLGMIRSYSQNEQPFFIHLCYTAPHYPLHAKPADIRKYVGKFKMGWNQLRKNRWERLQELGIAGENWSLSEGDSRSYDWETANHDFEDLRMAVYAAMIDCMDQNIGRIKATLKETGQLDNTLIVFLSDNGGCSEEPGGRDPNVRRPGPKDDYVAVGPAWGWAQNSPFRRYKSWVHEGGISTPCIAWWPGKVPANSINRSPAHIIDLLPTFLEIAQTEYPESYQGHELLPLEGTSMLSLLAGEQKTLHDSLAWYWSGNRALRQGPWKLVWDKGVKQWELYDISADRCETNNLADQHPERVQQMAQDWFTWANKVELNIKAK, encoded by the coding sequence ATGGTCCATCCGCGCTCCCTTCGTTATCTCACCGTCTGTCTGTCGCTGCTGGCACTCTTGTTTACTGCCGGCGCAGTCGAGGCCGCCAAACGACCGAACATCATTCTGATCATGTGCGACGACATGGGCTTTTCGGATATCGGCTGTTACGGAGGCGAAGTCGATACGCCTCATCTGAACCAGCTCGCCCGGGAAGGCATGCGGTTCACCCAGTTCTACAACAACGCCAAATGCACCACGACCCGTGCCTCGATTCTGACCGGCCTGTATCCCCGCTTCGGTAAAGGGGGACATCTCAGACAGAACATGGTCACGCTGGGGGAAGCGATGAAAGTCGCCGGCTACCAGACCGGCTTGAGCGGCAAATGGCATCTGATGAAGACCAAAGGTTACGCCAAGAGCAAAGTCCCGGGAGGCTGGCTCGACCGCTACGACAAAACGACGCATCCCTATTTCCGTGGCTTCGATTCGTATTATGGCGTGCTCGACGGCTGCTGCAACTTTTTCGACCCGACCATCCCCGATCCCCCGTATAAAAAAGCAGGGATTCGCAGTTTCGGTCAGGACGACAAAGCAGTCACCGAGTTCAAAGACGGCTATTACACCACCGATGCCTTCACCGACCACACCCTGGGGATGATCCGCAGCTACAGCCAGAATGAGCAGCCCTTCTTTATTCACCTCTGTTACACCGCGCCCCACTATCCGCTGCACGCCAAGCCCGCAGACATCCGGAAGTACGTCGGAAAATTCAAAATGGGCTGGAACCAGCTGCGTAAGAACCGCTGGGAGCGTCTGCAGGAACTCGGCATCGCCGGCGAGAACTGGTCGCTCTCCGAGGGTGACAGTCGCAGCTATGACTGGGAGACTGCGAACCACGATTTCGAAGATCTGCGGATGGCCGTCTATGCCGCGATGATCGACTGCATGGATCAGAACATCGGCCGCATCAAAGCGACACTGAAAGAAACCGGACAGCTCGACAATACACTGATCGTGTTTCTTTCCGATAACGGCGGCTGCAGCGAAGAACCGGGAGGACGCGATCCCAACGTCCGCCGCCCCGGCCCGAAAGACGATTACGTCGCCGTCGGTCCCGCCTGGGGCTGGGCTCAGAATTCTCCCTTCCGCAGATACAAGTCCTGGGTTCACGAAGGGGGCATCTCCACTCCCTGTATCGCCTGGTGGCCCGGCAAGGTTCCCGCCAACAGCATCAATCGCAGTCCCGCGCACATCATCGATCTTCTGCCCACCTTTCTGGAAATCGCGCAGACCGAGTACCCCGAGTCTTACCAGGGACACGAACTGCTCCCCCTGGAAGGCACCAGCATGCTCAGCCTGCTCGCAGGGGAGCAGAAAACACTGCACGATTCGCTGGCCTGGTACTGGTCCGGCAACCGGGCACTCAGACAGGGACCCTGGAAGCTGGTTTGGGACAAAGGCGTCAAGCAATGGGAGCTCTACGACATCAGTGCCGACCGCTGCGAAACCAACAACCTCGCGGATCAGCACCCCGAGCGCGTCCAGCAGATGGCGCAAGACTGGTTCACCTGGGCCAACAAAGTGGAGTTGAACATCAAGGCAAAATAG
- a CDS encoding exo-alpha-sialidase, producing the protein MIKRTLLLLTLVFTLSSLALADAGSPQPKIKLSPETEKKCLAVLREAIQSDEFWPSMHAAEALTLAGKGAEVRKIVEPKLKTDKDDQHRCGLARELVRAGDRSKAAIMFQILAGKNPYGHVHACESLYKVNELGDGTLIREAMKSEDPKKAMMAAALLCRWGNPEGYKVVRKYLEDPDVKLASIAAWIIARVGDKQDIPALKANLKRTDDAFTRCYFECALAMLGDAEGLAAVKRNLSSEDAAVKTYSAIFAGEAGASNLKDKLIKQLDDETLDARVRAAQALIVLAKAEPPKDEIIVTDVYEASKEYPRYSEGSILPLNDGSLLFATTQFIGSGSDFATARIIAKKSTDGGRTWSKPRVLQENTGKKNVMSATLRYLAGPEHEQRPIGLFYLKKNTLSDLKAYLKISNDNGKTFGPPTEITTPPGYHVMNNDRITILSTGRWLAPVASTADVHKENHFVCTCFISDDQGKTWRQSKGKVDYARRGAMEPEVFELKDGRVLMIFRTQFGHIGSSVSGDGGNTWSTPASWGVRAPEAPATLRRVPSTGDLMLIWNDNYDPKAKSHGGTRSPLTFAISDNEGHSWKIKRNLETETDHGYSYISLIFYQGRAIMGYYVSDPEHKISSRFRSIPLAWFYEETAD; encoded by the coding sequence ATGATAAAACGTACCCTCCTGCTGTTGACGCTTGTTTTCACTCTCAGTTCCCTCGCGCTGGCGGATGCCGGCTCTCCGCAACCGAAAATCAAGCTCAGTCCGGAAACGGAAAAGAAATGTCTGGCCGTACTGCGCGAGGCGATTCAGAGCGATGAGTTCTGGCCGTCGATGCACGCTGCCGAGGCGCTGACTCTCGCCGGCAAGGGAGCGGAAGTCCGCAAGATTGTGGAGCCGAAACTGAAGACCGACAAAGACGACCAGCACCGCTGTGGTCTGGCCCGGGAACTGGTGCGGGCGGGAGACCGTTCGAAAGCGGCCATCATGTTTCAGATCCTGGCAGGTAAGAATCCTTATGGACACGTGCATGCCTGCGAGTCGCTTTACAAAGTCAACGAACTGGGTGACGGGACGCTGATTCGAGAGGCCATGAAATCCGAGGATCCGAAGAAAGCGATGATGGCCGCCGCCCTGCTCTGTCGCTGGGGAAATCCCGAGGGGTATAAGGTCGTTCGCAAATATCTGGAAGATCCCGATGTCAAACTGGCGAGTATCGCTGCCTGGATCATTGCCCGGGTGGGAGACAAGCAGGATATCCCGGCTCTCAAAGCCAATCTTAAGCGGACCGACGATGCGTTTACCCGCTGCTATTTTGAATGTGCCCTGGCAATGCTGGGTGATGCCGAAGGGCTGGCAGCGGTCAAGCGGAACCTCTCCAGTGAGGATGCCGCGGTGAAGACGTACTCGGCCATCTTCGCGGGCGAAGCGGGTGCCAGTAACCTCAAAGACAAGCTGATTAAACAGCTGGATGACGAGACACTGGATGCACGCGTGCGGGCAGCCCAGGCACTGATCGTGCTGGCAAAAGCTGAGCCACCGAAGGACGAGATTATCGTCACTGATGTGTATGAAGCTTCGAAAGAGTATCCCCGCTACAGCGAAGGTTCGATCCTGCCTTTAAACGATGGTTCGTTGCTCTTCGCGACGACACAGTTTATCGGCAGCGGTTCCGATTTCGCGACGGCCCGGATCATTGCGAAAAAGTCGACTGACGGGGGACGCACCTGGAGCAAACCACGCGTCCTGCAGGAAAATACGGGGAAGAAGAATGTCATGTCGGCCACGCTGCGTTACCTGGCTGGCCCCGAGCATGAACAACGACCGATTGGTCTGTTCTACCTGAAAAAGAATACGCTGTCGGACCTGAAGGCGTACCTCAAGATTTCCAACGACAACGGAAAGACGTTCGGACCGCCGACCGAGATTACGACTCCGCCGGGATATCACGTGATGAACAATGACCGGATTACGATTCTCTCCACTGGGCGCTGGCTGGCCCCCGTGGCTTCGACAGCCGACGTTCACAAGGAGAACCATTTCGTCTGCACATGTTTCATCTCAGATGACCAGGGTAAAACCTGGCGACAGTCGAAAGGGAAAGTTGATTACGCCCGACGCGGAGCGATGGAACCGGAAGTGTTTGAGCTGAAGGACGGCAGAGTGCTGATGATCTTCCGCACGCAATTCGGGCATATTGGTTCGAGCGTATCTGGTGACGGTGGTAACACCTGGAGCACACCTGCTTCCTGGGGCGTTCGTGCTCCCGAAGCACCGGCGACGCTGCGACGGGTACCTTCCACAGGTGATTTAATGCTGATCTGGAACGACAACTACGATCCAAAGGCCAAGAGTCATGGAGGAACACGATCGCCGCTGACCTTTGCCATCAGCGATAATGAGGGGCATTCCTGGAAAATCAAACGGAATCTGGAGACAGAAACTGACCACGGTTACTCGTACATCAGCCTGATCTTTTACCAGGGACGGGCGATCATGGGTTATTACGTCAGCGATCCCGAGCACAAGATTTCGTCCCGCTTCCGTTCGATTCCACTGGCCTGGTTTTACGAGGAGACAGCCGACTAA
- a CDS encoding Gfo/Idh/MocA family oxidoreductase, whose translation MADKATVALIISETSPHLGAYFPALASSEDIKEIVLSDEGHKHTALAKEKLGDKLTRVYDNPSQLFEKEKPDMALVTLEAIKAPAAIDMALEHGCHVFAEKPACTSIDQFEALVQKADSKHLNLMLALANRSNPEVKAARRMIRKGVFGKIYAIELNYIADQTRLTSKSYHQGWFAQKDRAGGGHLIWLGIHWLDLGMYLTDTRISAVNGFVTNIGGQPIDVEDSVALSLKFHKGFLGTLSSGYYTNRGKQSLIKIWGSKGWLEMDYSTGRYLQWHLNSDKPGTIHKFEESVQPRGYTPFVHSAIRSVLDKEPPPLDSHDSLQVLRTIYASYQASATGETQQIPIE comes from the coding sequence ATGGCAGATAAAGCAACAGTCGCGCTCATCATCAGTGAGACGTCGCCTCACCTGGGCGCTTATTTCCCGGCGCTGGCTTCCTCAGAGGACATCAAGGAAATCGTCCTCTCCGATGAAGGACACAAGCACACGGCCCTGGCCAAAGAAAAGCTGGGGGACAAACTGACGAGAGTGTATGACAACCCCAGCCAGCTGTTTGAAAAAGAGAAACCGGACATGGCGCTGGTCACGCTGGAAGCCATCAAGGCTCCGGCGGCGATCGACATGGCACTGGAACACGGCTGCCACGTGTTCGCAGAAAAGCCGGCCTGCACGAGTATCGATCAGTTCGAAGCCCTGGTTCAAAAAGCGGACAGCAAGCATCTCAACCTGATGCTCGCGCTCGCGAATCGAAGTAATCCGGAAGTCAAAGCGGCCCGCCGCATGATTCGCAAAGGAGTGTTCGGCAAGATCTATGCGATTGAACTCAACTACATTGCCGATCAGACGCGGCTCACGAGCAAAAGCTATCATCAAGGCTGGTTCGCCCAGAAAGATCGGGCTGGTGGAGGGCATCTGATCTGGCTGGGAATTCACTGGCTCGATTTGGGGATGTACCTGACCGACACCAGAATCAGTGCCGTGAACGGGTTTGTCACTAACATCGGAGGTCAGCCGATCGATGTCGAAGACTCGGTGGCGTTGAGCCTGAAGTTCCATAAAGGTTTTCTGGGCACGTTGTCGTCGGGCTATTACACGAATCGTGGGAAACAGTCGCTGATCAAGATCTGGGGTTCCAAGGGCTGGCTGGAGATGGATTATTCTACGGGTCGTTACCTGCAGTGGCATCTCAACTCGGACAAGCCGGGAACGATTCATAAATTTGAAGAATCGGTGCAGCCACGAGGTTACACGCCTTTCGTGCATTCGGCGATCCGCTCTGTGCTCGACAAAGAACCGCCGCCACTCGATAGCCACGACAGTCTGCAGGTTCTGAGAACGATATACGCATCCTATCAGGCCTCTGCTACAGGTGAGACGCAACAGATCCCCATCGAGTGA